Part of the Pseudobdellovibrionaceae bacterium genome is shown below.
AATGACATGAGTTTCTTTCATTGGAGAATTTAGTATCCAAAAGGTCTTCAAGTTGGAAATATTGAACGGCCAAAAGGTCGATCAGCAAAAACTGACCAATACGCTACATTTTCACGGCGGTGTCGCAACCGACATCCTGCTTTTGCCAGAAATGCCACCGATATTGGTATTGCAGGCGGACCAAGATACTGTATATCGCTATACAATGAGAGGATCTAAGGGAAGTATTTCAATAAAAAGACCACCATGGTTCTTTTTGTTTTACAAATATCTGATCGATCGAAGTTTCTTTTAGGATCAAGATTAATCAAGTACGGATTTACGTGTTCTTCAAGAGAATAATAATGTTCTGGGTAGTCCTCCCTTTGATCGCATGCTCTGAGCGTATTTTTTTCCACTTGAAACTTCCACGAGATTACCAAGGGTTTCTATTTTGTTTTCCTTTCGCTTTCCGTATCTAGAGCAGAGTTCCAGCTGGGTGAATTATATTTTTTAGAATTCTTTTTTAAAATCCCAAAAATTCGTACCAAACACGATTTTTAGAAGGAAAAAATGGACAGATTTGATATTTTTAATGGCTCTAGAAGCCCAATCCTTTCGAGCTCGAAGACCTTTTGGACACTAAATTCGCCAGTGAAAGAAACTCATGCCGCTCGCACTACTTTGAATTTGGTACGTCGAAGTTGAGCGTTTCCAGGCTGAAGATCTTTTGAATGCTAAATTCTCCAGTGAAAGAAACTCATGCCGCTCGCGCTACTTTGAGTTTGGTGCGTCGAAGTTGAGCGTTTCCAGATTGAAGACCTTTTGAATGCTAAATTCTACAGCGAAAGAAACTCATGTCATTCGCGCCACTTTAACGCAGTCAGACCTTCTCAGAGGGTGGTTGTTTGTTGATGTATTTATCCATCATCTTCAGTCCCAACTGTTCAATAGCAGCTCGCTGGTTGCACGATCGGCACAAGAGCCTTAGGTTTTCAATATGGTTGCTGCCCCCCAGGGCCACGCTTACTCTATGATCAATCTGCAAACTGTACTTTGATCCACAGTTTTCACATTGGTGTTGAGCGTTTTTAATCACAATAGCCCGCTTTCCCGGGCTAATGCTTCGGGCGCGACGACTTGGATTTGCTCTATCATTAAGCTTTGTCGTTGTGTCGGGCTCTGTGGCTTTAAGTTTTTCTTCAACGAGAAGCTGCAACAACTCCTGCTCGCAGGCCACATTCAACCGGGATTTCAACAAATGAAGTTTTTCACTGTCTAAAAAAACCTTTAACATAGTTTTTTCACCATAGCTTCGTTTGCTGGGTTTTAATTCAGGTGTTTTCAAATTATTCTCTTTGGCAATTTTTTCGAGCTCGATCTCACACTCTCGGGTGCTTTTGTTTTTAACGCGTTCTATGATTGCCTTAGGGTTAAGTTTTGCTGCTGAAAACTGAGGATGAGTAGGCAAAGTGTTTGCCCCTGCCGTTGCACGAAGGCCGACGCCTGAAACGACACCTGAAGTTGCGCCTGGAGTTGCGCCTGGAGTTGCGCCTGGAACTGCACCTGGAACTGCACCTGGAACTGTACCTGGAACTGTACCTGGAACTGTACCTGGAACTGTACCTGGAACTGTACCTGGAACTGTACCTGGAACTGTACCTGGAACTGTACCTGGAACTGTACCTGGAACTGTACCTGAAGCTGTACCTGAAGCTGTACCTGAAGCTGTACCTGAAGCTGTACCTGAAGTGGCGCCGGAGTTTTCAACTGCGCCCAACTGGGCATACGCTCCCGAGTCTTCCCAAAGAGGCCCTGCAATAGTTTCGTTCGGATCCTGCTCTTTATCGTCGCGGTGTAATTTGGCGCTCTTGTTTAAAAACACTTGAA
Proteins encoded:
- a CDS encoding HNH endonuclease, which translates into the protein MLKVFLDSEKLHLLKSRLNVACEQELLQLLVEEKLKATEPDTTTKLNDRANPSRRARSISPGKRAIVIKNAQHQCENCGSKYSLQIDHRVSVALGGSNHIENLRLLCRSCNQRAAIEQLGLKMMDKYINKQPPSEKV